The proteins below are encoded in one region of Flavobacterium nackdongense:
- a CDS encoding DUF1573 domain-containing protein, with translation MKKIIALSIALLAFTFSNAQETSKATKSVKKATAKTTAPALPKVEGAGMVFVSETIDYGTIAANSDGKREFVFTNNGNKPLIITNAAGSCGCTVPSYSKEPIAPGAKGVIGVKYDTSRAGQPFTKTVTITSNAAGTPSKVLTIKGNVLAAEAPKS, from the coding sequence ATGAAAAAAATTATTGCTCTTTCAATAGCGCTGTTGGCATTCACTTTTTCTAATGCCCAAGAAACTTCAAAAGCGACCAAATCTGTAAAAAAAGCGACAGCAAAAACAACTGCACCAGCCTTACCTAAAGTAGAAGGTGCGGGAATGGTTTTCGTATCTGAAACCATCGATTATGGTACGATTGCTGCGAATTCAGATGGCAAAAGAGAGTTTGTTTTCACCAATAATGGCAACAAACCATTAATCATAACCAATGCTGCTGGTTCTTGTGGTTGTACTGTTCCTTCTTATTCTAAAGAACCGATCGCACCTGGAGCGAAAGGTGTAATTGGCGTAAAATACGATACTTCAAGAGCTGGACAACCATTCACAAAAACCGTAACAATCACTTCAAATGCGGCAGGAACCCCTTCGAAAGTCTTGACCATCAAAGGAAATGTACTTGCTGCTGAGGCTCCGAAAAGCTAA
- a CDS encoding RNA methyltransferase, which produces MRKLENSELDRKSIEDFKQSKKTPIILVLDDIRSLHNIGSVFRTADAFLVEKIYLCGITATPPNKEIHKTALGATETVAWEHHTNVLEVIQKLKDEKVTVLAIEQVESAVFLQDFTVEKDKKYALVFGNEVFGVSQDAVAICDGCIEIPQLGTKHSLNISVSAGIVVWDLFKKMKAPQPPTGEFRIK; this is translated from the coding sequence ATGAGAAAACTAGAAAACAGTGAACTCGACCGAAAATCAATTGAAGATTTTAAACAATCCAAAAAGACGCCAATTATCCTTGTGCTGGATGACATTCGCAGCTTGCATAATATTGGCTCCGTTTTTAGAACAGCTGATGCTTTCTTGGTTGAAAAGATATATTTGTGCGGCATAACAGCTACGCCTCCCAACAAGGAAATACACAAAACCGCACTTGGCGCTACCGAAACTGTAGCTTGGGAACATCATACCAATGTGCTTGAAGTGATCCAGAAATTGAAAGACGAAAAAGTCACCGTATTGGCAATCGAACAAGTAGAAAGTGCTGTTTTTCTTCAAGATTTTACTGTTGAAAAGGACAAAAAGTATGCTTTAGTTTTTGGCAACGAAGTATTTGGAGTTTCTCAAGATGCAGTTGCTATTTGTGATGGTTGTATCGAAATCCCACAATTGGGCACCAAACATTCTTTAAACATTTCCGTAAGTGCTGGAATAGTCGTTTGGGATTTGTTTAAAAAAATGAAAGCCCCCCAACCCCCGACGGGGGAGTTTCGCATAAAATAA
- a CDS encoding T9SS type B sorting domain-containing protein gives MKKLFFLVVLLSNFLGYTQYTLIPDANFEKALIGLGIDSGAIDGKVLTANVSGVTDLNVSYKTITDLKGIEDFQNLKNFNCLWNQLTSIDLSKNIVLSNLDCSNNLLTTLDTSKNTALTNLNCSFNQLTSLDVSNNTVLNKLYCDSNQLKSLDVSKNSVLNYLNFSENQLTNLDFTKNTNLFVLSCFNNNLKSLDVSKNFGLTTLYCYNNQLTSLNLKNGGNGILYFRGGNNPNLNCIQVDNKTFSDTNWSAFKDATATFSENCSKTAAPIAPPVITATGNQTYCPGTSLKIVETISITSDPAEPSTDAIYIQISSGYANGQDQLTLANPTVHSNITSSWDATAGKLKLYSPTGNKILYTDFVSAIKDVEFSNSSPSPTGNRNFSITIGSANFLPSTGHYYEYVPLIGITWTSAKVAAEGLNYYGLKGYLATILSAEEAQISGEQASGAGWIGGTDQEIEGTWKWVTGPEGLANSGTGIVFWNGLVNGSTPNYAKWNTNEPNQYLGREEDYAHITAPGVGITGSWNDLTITGDPNGDYQPKGYIVEYGGMPGDPVLQISASTAMKMSQLTITPPSAICFGEKTTLQASSTSGTINWYDAATGGTLLQTGTSFTTPILNATTTYYVDNGCSARTPMTVTVNPLPNINPVAIPRQCDDNQDGVFVFNTATLESTLLNGLTNVTVTYFDSLDNPLKDATGKLITSPFPANFATTSQTIKVVVTENNTLKCANKTTIPFIVDDLPEAFAVPATVTTACDDEPMPSNQDGKFPFNTSNIETTILGGQTGMKVSYLDKNGNPLSSPLPNPFLTTSQIVTVKVENTINPSCFATTTLNFVVHPLPIVNDVTIIQCDTDLVVDGKTYFNLTVKNADISSNFANETFTYYSSLNGATNAISADLIVNPLAFENTTPTLMDVWARISNKITGCSSVAKITLKVPATNIPPTYKIPFAPVCDDFLDANGNNTINNNKRDGITTFDFSSTKGTILALLPTNQTYAINYYKNEADALAELNVISDISNYRNIGYPNSQDIWIRIDSDLDNACYGLGPYLTLNVEALPFANAVPIPRQCDDNADGIFPFDTTSLESDLLKGQTNVNVTYFDQANNPLKDANGVLITSPFPSSFASKSQTIKAVVTNATLQACYDETDITFIVDNSPVAFTVPSSLTTTCDDEADPINQDGKFAFDTSTFETTILGGQTGMQVKYYDQNNVLLPSPLPNPFVTNTQNVTVKVENPLNLICTATTTLNFIINPTPKIDLNLDGADNELVCSNLATFFVTLDAAITDGTPTTDYDYVWEKDGKSIGTNSPTLPVNEEGIYTVEVTNNSGCSSIRTITVTASNVADFTVDVVDLTDVNTVTVTATGPGDYQYSLDEPNGFWQDSNVFTNVPAGVHIVYVNDKNGCGTVNQEIILVGVPKFFTPNGDSYNDVWEIKGVAKYPQAEVQVFDRFGKYLTTLNAINKNWNGMYNGAPLPADDYWYILNLGNGTPEIKGHFSLKR, from the coding sequence ATGAAAAAGTTGTTTTTTCTCGTCGTACTACTCTCTAATTTTTTGGGTTATACCCAATATACTTTAATTCCTGATGCGAATTTTGAGAAGGCGTTGATTGGTTTAGGAATTGATAGTGGGGCAATTGATGGGAAAGTGCTTACTGCAAATGTGAGTGGCGTAACAGATTTGAATGTATCATACAAAACAATAACTGATTTAAAAGGAATTGAAGATTTCCAAAATCTAAAAAATTTTAATTGTCTATGGAATCAATTAACTAGTATCGATTTATCTAAAAATATCGTATTATCTAATTTAGATTGTTCAAATAATCTACTGACAACTTTAGACACTTCTAAAAACACAGCTTTAACTAATTTAAATTGCTCCTTTAATCAATTAACGAGTTTGGATGTTTCTAATAATACCGTTTTGAATAAACTATATTGTGATTCTAATCAATTAAAGAGTTTAGATGTTTCTAAGAATTCGGTATTAAACTATTTGAATTTTTCTGAGAATCAATTAACAAATTTAGATTTCACAAAAAACACTAATTTATTTGTCTTGTCTTGTTTCAATAATAACTTAAAAAGTTTAGATGTTTCTAAAAATTTTGGTTTAACTACTTTATATTGTTACAATAATCAGTTAACCAGCCTTAATTTAAAAAACGGTGGTAATGGTATTTTGTATTTTCGGGGAGGAAACAACCCAAATCTAAACTGCATACAAGTAGATAACAAAACATTTTCCGACACCAATTGGTCGGCATTTAAAGACGCCACAGCCACTTTCTCAGAAAACTGTAGTAAAACAGCTGCTCCAATCGCACCCCCAGTAATCACAGCAACAGGAAATCAAACCTATTGCCCAGGAACGTCTTTAAAAATTGTGGAAACCATTTCCATAACAAGCGACCCTGCAGAGCCAAGCACAGACGCGATTTACATTCAGATCTCTTCGGGTTATGCCAACGGTCAAGACCAATTAACACTGGCTAATCCAACAGTTCATTCAAACATTACAAGCAGTTGGGATGCAACAGCTGGAAAACTAAAATTATACAGCCCTACAGGAAATAAAATACTTTACACAGACTTTGTTTCGGCTATCAAAGATGTTGAATTTAGCAATTCATCACCAAGCCCAACAGGCAATAGAAATTTTTCTATTACAATTGGATCGGCCAATTTTTTGCCCTCTACAGGTCATTACTATGAATACGTTCCACTAATTGGTATCACTTGGACCAGTGCAAAAGTGGCAGCGGAAGGCCTCAATTATTACGGTTTAAAAGGCTATTTAGCAACTATTTTATCTGCAGAAGAAGCCCAAATTTCTGGTGAACAAGCCTCAGGAGCTGGCTGGATTGGCGGAACCGACCAAGAAATTGAAGGAACTTGGAAATGGGTCACAGGACCTGAAGGCTTAGCCAATAGTGGAACAGGAATCGTTTTTTGGAACGGATTAGTCAATGGTTCCACGCCCAATTACGCGAAATGGAACACAAACGAACCAAACCAATATTTAGGCCGTGAAGAAGATTATGCACATATCACTGCTCCAGGGGTAGGTATAACTGGATCTTGGAATGACTTGACAATCACTGGCGATCCAAATGGAGATTATCAACCGAAAGGCTACATAGTAGAATATGGTGGTATGCCTGGCGATCCTGTGCTTCAGATTTCGGCGAGTACGGCAATGAAAATGTCTCAACTGACCATAACTCCACCAAGTGCCATTTGTTTTGGAGAAAAAACGACACTACAAGCCAGTTCTACATCGGGAACAATAAATTGGTATGATGCTGCAACCGGGGGGACTTTGCTACAAACGGGGACCAGTTTTACAACACCTATACTTAATGCTACTACCACTTATTATGTTGATAATGGCTGTTCGGCACGAACTCCTATGACTGTAACTGTAAATCCGTTGCCCAATATTAATCCTGTTGCTATTCCAAGACAATGTGACGATAACCAAGACGGAGTTTTTGTTTTCAACACAGCAACTCTTGAATCTACTTTGCTAAATGGGCTAACCAATGTTACCGTAACCTACTTCGACTCCTTGGACAATCCCTTAAAAGATGCTACTGGAAAATTAATCACTAGTCCGTTTCCTGCCAATTTCGCGACTACATCACAAACCATTAAAGTGGTGGTTACCGAAAATAATACGTTGAAATGCGCTAACAAAACAACGATTCCATTTATTGTAGACGATTTGCCTGAAGCGTTTGCTGTTCCCGCAACTGTAACAACGGCTTGCGATGACGAACCCATGCCGTCGAATCAAGACGGAAAATTTCCTTTCAATACTTCAAATATTGAAACAACTATTTTAGGTGGACAAACCGGAATGAAAGTGAGTTATTTGGATAAAAATGGCAACCCATTATCAAGTCCTCTTCCCAATCCTTTTTTAACAACTAGTCAAATTGTAACCGTCAAAGTAGAGAACACAATAAATCCGAGTTGTTTTGCCACTACCACTTTGAATTTTGTTGTTCACCCATTGCCCATCGTAAATGACGTTACTATAATTCAATGCGATACCGATTTAGTTGTCGATGGAAAAACATACTTCAATTTAACAGTAAAAAATGCTGACATTTCCAGCAATTTCGCCAATGAAACTTTTACGTATTACAGTTCGTTAAACGGAGCCACTAATGCTATTTCAGCTGATTTAATTGTAAATCCGTTGGCATTCGAAAACACAACGCCAACATTAATGGATGTTTGGGCTAGAATTTCGAATAAAATTACGGGCTGTTCAAGTGTTGCCAAAATCACTTTGAAAGTACCTGCCACAAATATTCCGCCTACTTATAAAATTCCATTTGCACCCGTTTGCGATGATTTTTTGGATGCCAATGGAAACAATACTATCAACAACAATAAACGTGACGGAATAACCACTTTCGATTTTTCATCTACTAAAGGAACTATCTTAGCATTACTCCCAACTAATCAAACTTATGCTATCAATTACTATAAAAACGAAGCGGATGCTTTGGCGGAATTGAATGTGATTTCCGATATTTCCAACTACAGAAACATTGGTTATCCTAATTCGCAAGACATTTGGATCCGCATCGACAGCGATTTAGACAATGCTTGTTACGGTTTAGGCCCCTATTTAACTTTAAATGTCGAAGCCTTGCCTTTTGCCAATGCAGTACCCATTCCGAGGCAATGCGACGATAATGCGGATGGCATTTTCCCTTTCGATACGACTTCACTCGAATCGGATTTATTAAAAGGACAAACTAATGTTAACGTAACTTATTTTGACCAAGCCAACAATCCCCTAAAAGATGCCAACGGAGTTTTAATCACAAGTCCATTTCCATCCAGTTTTGCTTCAAAGTCGCAAACCATCAAAGCGGTCGTAACCAATGCTACACTTCAAGCCTGCTATGATGAAACCGACATTACCTTTATAGTCGATAATTCGCCTGTTGCATTTACGGTTCCTTCAAGCTTAACTACTACTTGCGATGACGAAGCTGATCCTATCAATCAAGATGGAAAATTTGCTTTTGATACCTCAACCTTCGAAACTACTATTCTCGGAGGTCAAACGGGAATGCAGGTCAAATATTACGACCAAAATAATGTGTTATTGCCTAGTCCTTTGCCCAATCCATTTGTAACTAATACACAAAATGTTACGGTTAAAGTTGAAAATCCATTAAACCTAATTTGTACCGCAACCACCACTTTGAATTTTATAATCAACCCGACTCCCAAGATCGATTTGAATTTAGATGGCGCTGATAATGAATTGGTTTGTTCCAATCTTGCTACTTTTTTTGTAACACTTGATGCTGCAATAACCGATGGCACACCGACCACTGATTATGATTATGTATGGGAAAAAGATGGGAAATCTATTGGCACTAATTCGCCCACACTGCCTGTAAACGAAGAGGGAATCTACACGGTTGAAGTGACCAATAATTCAGGTTGTAGCAGTATTCGAACCATAACCGTCACCGCTTCGAATGTGGCCGATTTTACTGTGGATGTTGTAGATTTAACCGATGTCAATACGGTCACCGTCACCGCAACCGGTCCAGGAGATTACCAATACAGTTTAGATGAACCCAATGGCTTTTGGCAAGATTCGAATGTATTTACTAATGTTCCCGCTGGAGTTCATATCGTCTATGTCAATGATAAAAACGGCTGTGGAACCGTGAATCAAGAAATTATACTAGTAGGAGTTCCAAAATTTTTCACACCCAACGGCGATTCTTATAATGATGTTTGGGAAATAAAAGGCGTGGCAAAATACCCGCAGGCCGAAGTCCAAGTATTCGATCGTTTTGGAAAGTATCTAACAACGCTAAACGCGATCAATAAAAATTGGAACGGAATGTACAATGGTGCTCCATTGCCCGCCGACGATTATTGGTATATCTTAAATTTAGGAAATGGTACACCAGAAATAAAAGGTCATTTTTCGCTAAAAAGGTAG
- the yihA gene encoding ribosome biogenesis GTP-binding protein YihA/YsxC, translating to MKINTAEFIVSNSQVDKCPKDFLPEYAFIGRSNVGKSSLINMLTNHKNLAKTSGRPGKTQLINHFKINNNWFLVDLPGYGYAKVSKKTKSVFQQFITDYFETREQLVCAFVLIDIRHEAQNIDIEFMAYMGESEIPFCIIFTKADKISKTKIDSHIAAYKKKMFANNWAEMPQYFVTSATESTGKEEVLSYIDEVNQEVFKNNSEF from the coding sequence ATGAAAATTAATACCGCCGAATTTATCGTAAGCAATTCTCAAGTGGATAAATGTCCAAAAGACTTTTTGCCAGAATATGCTTTTATTGGCCGTTCGAATGTTGGGAAATCTTCATTAATCAATATGTTGACCAATCATAAAAATTTGGCCAAAACATCGGGAAGACCCGGGAAAACTCAGTTAATAAATCATTTCAAAATCAATAACAATTGGTTCTTGGTCGATTTGCCAGGCTACGGTTATGCCAAAGTTTCGAAGAAGACTAAATCTGTTTTTCAGCAGTTTATCACCGATTATTTTGAAACCAGAGAGCAACTCGTTTGTGCTTTTGTACTAATTGACATTCGTCACGAAGCTCAAAATATTGACATTGAATTTATGGCCTATATGGGCGAAAGCGAGATTCCGTTTTGTATTATTTTTACCAAAGCGGACAAAATTAGCAAGACAAAAATAGATTCGCATATTGCAGCTTATAAAAAGAAAATGTTTGCCAACAATTGGGCCGAAATGCCACAATATTTTGTCACTTCAGCCACTGAATCAACTGGAAAAGAAGAAGTGTTAAGCTATATCGATGAGGTCAATCAAGAAGTTTTCAAGAATAATAGCGAGTTTTAA
- a CDS encoding HepT-like ribonuclease domain-containing protein, giving the protein MTTREEKKLLLDIVESINSIDEHPEGRRILEEYLSNKTKRRAVEREIEIIGEAMSKLLKTNPNISISYSRIIVDLRNNVIHAYDAVDDILIWKIINKDIPLLLIEAKTLLDEN; this is encoded by the coding sequence ATGACAACACGGGAGGAAAAGAAACTGCTTCTTGATATTGTTGAATCCATAAATTCAATAGACGAACACCCGGAAGGCAGAAGGATTCTCGAAGAATATTTGTCAAATAAAACCAAGAGAAGAGCTGTAGAAAGAGAAATTGAAATTATTGGCGAAGCCATGTCGAAACTCTTGAAAACAAACCCAAATATTTCAATTTCATATTCGCGAATAATTGTTGATTTAAGAAACAACGTAATTCATGCCTATGACGCTGTGGATGATATTTTAATTTGGAAAATAATCAATAAAGATATCCCTCTGTTACTAATTGAAGCAAAAACACTATTAGATGAAAATTAA
- a CDS encoding nucleotidyltransferase family protein, whose product MEKQIETKLPQIKNVFTKYGAERVFLFGSAATNKFNENSDVDFLYSFSEDLDYETYANNYFSLLEELQALLKTQVDLVAEKTLRNPYLIESINESKIQLL is encoded by the coding sequence ATGGAAAAACAAATAGAAACTAAACTACCTCAAATTAAAAACGTGTTCACCAAATATGGTGCAGAAAGGGTGTTCTTGTTTGGCAGCGCGGCAACCAATAAATTCAATGAGAATAGTGATGTTGATTTCTTGTATAGCTTTTCTGAAGACTTGGATTATGAAACGTATGCTAATAATTATTTCAGTCTCTTGGAAGAATTACAAGCTTTATTGAAGACACAGGTTGATTTAGTGGCAGAAAAAACTTTACGAAATCCTTACCTCATTGAAAGTATCAATGAAAGCAAAATTCAATTATTATGA
- a CDS encoding alpha/beta fold hydrolase: MEKYFKKEGRYSFYEAGEGTPIVVLHGLMGGLSNFDAVASYFSEKGYKVIIPNLPIYTQSILKTNVKAFAKYVKDFITYKGFDRVILLGNSLGGHIALYHTKMYPEKVAGLVLTGSSGLYESAMGDSYPKRGDYEYIKKKAEDVFYDPKIATKELVDEVYASVNDRIKLIKTLTIAKSAIRHNMAKDLPKMHVQTCLIWGRNDRVTPPSVAEEFSELLPNATLYWIEKCGHAAMMEHPDEFNRLLEDWLTHTHLKAH; encoded by the coding sequence ATGGAAAAATACTTTAAGAAAGAAGGCAGGTACAGCTTTTATGAGGCTGGAGAAGGAACTCCGATTGTTGTCTTACATGGTTTAATGGGAGGTTTGAGTAATTTTGATGCTGTTGCCAGTTATTTTTCCGAAAAAGGGTATAAAGTTATAATTCCGAATTTGCCTATTTACACACAGAGTATTTTGAAAACGAATGTAAAAGCGTTTGCAAAATATGTAAAGGATTTTATTACGTACAAGGGCTTTGATAGAGTGATTTTATTGGGAAATTCATTGGGAGGACATATTGCCTTGTATCACACAAAAATGTATCCAGAAAAAGTGGCTGGACTTGTATTGACAGGGAGTTCAGGGCTTTACGAAAGTGCAATGGGAGATAGTTATCCCAAACGAGGGGATTATGAATACATCAAAAAGAAAGCAGAAGATGTTTTTTATGACCCAAAAATAGCCACCAAAGAACTCGTTGATGAAGTCTATGCTTCGGTAAACGATAGAATAAAATTGATAAAAACACTGACGATTGCTAAAAGTGCCATTCGGCATAATATGGCGAAAGATTTACCCAAAATGCACGTGCAAACATGCTTGATTTGGGGTAGAAATGACAGGGTTACGCCTCCGTCGGTTGCCGAAGAGTTTAGTGAATTATTGCCCAATGCTACTTTGTATTGGATAGAAAAATGTGGTCATGCAGCGATGATGGAACACCCAGACGAGTTCAATCGCTTGCTTGAAGATTGGTTGACGCATACTCACTTGAAGGCACACTAA
- the mraZ gene encoding division/cell wall cluster transcriptional repressor MraZ has translation MISIVGTYECKVDAKGRLLMPAPLKKQLASSLQNGFVLKRSVFQPCLELYPMEEWDLMMQKINTLNRFVKKNNDFIRRFTAGVKIVEIDALGRLLVPKDLVSFASISKEVVFSSAVNIVEIWDKDLYEKSISGEDVDFADLAEDVMGNSNDDHGIS, from the coding sequence TTGATTTCAATTGTAGGAACATACGAATGTAAAGTCGATGCCAAAGGAAGGCTACTAATGCCCGCCCCTTTGAAAAAGCAATTGGCTTCCTCGCTTCAAAACGGATTTGTTTTGAAACGCTCTGTGTTTCAACCTTGTTTGGAATTGTATCCGATGGAAGAATGGGATTTGATGATGCAAAAAATAAACACCCTTAACCGTTTCGTCAAAAAAAATAACGATTTCATTCGCCGATTTACCGCTGGAGTAAAAATTGTTGAAATCGATGCTTTAGGACGATTGTTGGTGCCTAAAGATTTGGTGAGTTTCGCCAGTATTTCTAAGGAAGTAGTCTTCTCATCGGCAGTGAATATTGTTGAGATTTGGGATAAAGATTTATACGAAAAATCAATTAGTGGTGAAGATGTAGATTTTGCAGATTTAGCCGAAGATGTAATGGGTAATTCAAACGACGACCATGGAATATCATAA
- the rsmH gene encoding 16S rRNA (cytosine(1402)-N(4))-methyltransferase RsmH: MEYHNPVLLHPTVDGLNIKPDGVYIDVTFGGGGHSREILNRLGPNGKLFAFDQDEDALANALPDERFTLINENFRFIKRFLRFYGVKGVDGILADLGVSSHQFDVAERGFSTRFDADLDMRMSQKNDLNAFRVVNEYDDANLRRVFWDYGELKIAPALARTIIEAREYQPINTTEELKAILAKYLPEKVRNKVLAQIYQSIRIEVNQEMDVLKEFLEQSLEILNPGGRLSVISYHSLEDRLVKRYIKNGMFEGEPERDFFGNFSVPFKIIEKLIVPDNAEIKLNNRARSAKLRIAEKK, encoded by the coding sequence ATGGAATATCATAATCCTGTTTTGCTACATCCTACTGTCGACGGCCTGAATATCAAGCCGGACGGTGTTTATATTGACGTAACTTTTGGTGGCGGCGGACATTCACGAGAAATTTTGAATCGCTTGGGCCCCAACGGAAAATTGTTTGCTTTTGATCAAGATGAAGATGCTTTGGCCAATGCTTTGCCCGACGAAAGATTTACGCTCATCAATGAAAATTTTAGATTCATAAAACGGTTTTTACGGTTTTACGGGGTGAAAGGTGTCGATGGAATTTTGGCTGATTTAGGGGTTTCCTCCCACCAATTTGATGTGGCAGAAAGAGGGTTTTCAACTCGTTTTGACGCCGATTTAGATATGCGAATGAGTCAAAAAAACGATTTGAACGCTTTCAGAGTAGTCAATGAATATGATGACGCCAATTTGCGAAGAGTGTTTTGGGATTACGGCGAATTGAAAATTGCTCCTGCATTGGCGCGAACAATCATCGAAGCACGAGAATACCAGCCCATCAACACCACTGAAGAATTGAAAGCGATTTTAGCAAAATATTTACCCGAAAAAGTACGAAATAAAGTCTTGGCCCAAATTTATCAATCCATCCGAATTGAGGTCAATCAAGAAATGGATGTTTTGAAAGAATTTTTAGAACAATCATTAGAAATTTTAAATCCCGGCGGAAGGCTCAGCGTGATTTCTTACCACTCCTTAGAGGATCGATTGGTCAAGCGATACATCAAAAACGGAATGTTTGAAGGCGAACCAGAACGCGATTTTTTTGGCAATTTTTCAGTTCCTTTTAAAATCATTGAAAAACTGATTGTTCCAGATAATGCAGAAATAAAGTTGAACAATAGAGCGCGAAGTGCCAAATTAAGAATAGCTGAAAAAAAATGA
- a CDS encoding FtsL-like putative cell division protein: MKNGVYGILKARLLINDDAIKSWRFIVFLIALAIIMIANTQRFEQKIFKIAELSNQVKELRSEFVDRRSELMKLKMESTVSEKMVERKVFPSTVPPTKIKVKKAVEDKNFFQKLWQ, from the coding sequence ATGAAAAACGGAGTGTACGGCATACTAAAAGCACGCCTACTCATCAATGATGATGCGATAAAAAGCTGGCGGTTTATTGTTTTTCTTATTGCGTTGGCCATTATTATGATAGCCAACACCCAGCGTTTTGAACAAAAAATATTTAAGATCGCCGAGCTCAGCAATCAAGTAAAAGAGTTGCGCTCCGAATTTGTGGATCGGCGTTCCGAACTAATGAAATTGAAAATGGAATCGACCGTATCAGAAAAAATGGTAGAAAGAAAAGTATTTCCATCGACAGTTCCACCAACCAAAATAAAAGTCAAAAAAGCAGTAGAAGATAAAAATTTCTTTCAGAAATTATGGCAGTAG